From one Anaerococcus prevotii DSM 20548 genomic stretch:
- a CDS encoding glycoside hydrolase family 13 protein, translating into MQKKWWQKEIVYQIYPRSFKDSNNDGIGDIRGIVEKLDYLKDLGITMIWLCPIYKSPMADNGYDISDYFDINEEFGNMEDFDLLVEEAKKRDIKVMMDLVLNHTSNEHEWFKEAISDKDSPYRNYYIIREGKEPPNNWRSIFGGSTWTKIDGEDAYYLHSFAKEQPDLNWENPKLREEVINIVNFWIDKGITAFRMDAINHIKKDPSYKSGDPDGADGRVSVVKFGRNQDGVEELIRILSDNTFKIHDSMTVGETAGLSYDKYANYIGDDGVFSMVFDFIPANFDVVEETWYKRLDWKVSDFRKSIFDSQESIQKYGWSANFIENHDQPRATTKILREKDEDIDAIKMLGGIYFFFRGTPYIYQGQELGMKNFVRESPDDFQDIQSIDSYKRSLEEGFSEKEALYFTNLRSRDNPRVPFAWTNEKYGGFSETKPWLAMAYDNPKVNAEDEEKDKDSVLNFYKKMIDFRQNSQYSDILIYGDFKPLEGFDDEIIAYERILDGKKLEIIANFSDEEKKIEARGKDIIFSNSKGEIEGDILSLNPYSFVILKNKNNK; encoded by the coding sequence ATGCAAAAAAAGTGGTGGCAGAAGGAAATTGTTTATCAGATTTATCCTAGGTCTTTCAAGGACTCGAACAATGACGGGATAGGAGATATTAGGGGAATTGTTGAAAAACTTGATTACTTGAAGGACTTGGGCATTACTATGATTTGGCTTTGCCCGATTTATAAGTCCCCTATGGCCGACAATGGTTATGACATTTCTGATTATTTCGATATCAATGAAGAGTTTGGCAACATGGAAGACTTTGATCTTTTGGTTGAAGAAGCGAAAAAAAGAGATATCAAGGTCATGATGGACCTTGTCCTAAACCACACTTCCAACGAACATGAGTGGTTTAAGGAGGCGATATCAGATAAGGATAGTCCTTACAGGAATTATTATATAATTAGAGAAGGGAAAGAGCCTCCAAACAACTGGAGATCAATCTTTGGTGGATCTACCTGGACTAAGATTGATGGAGAAGATGCCTATTATCTCCACTCCTTTGCCAAGGAGCAGCCAGATCTCAATTGGGAAAACCCTAAGCTTAGAGAAGAAGTGATTAATATCGTCAATTTCTGGATTGATAAGGGAATTACAGCCTTTAGAATGGATGCAATCAACCACATAAAGAAAGATCCTTCATATAAAAGTGGAGATCCAGACGGGGCTGATGGCAGAGTTTCTGTCGTAAAATTCGGTAGAAATCAAGATGGAGTCGAAGAACTCATAAGGATCCTTTCAGATAATACTTTCAAGATCCACGATTCGATGACTGTGGGCGAGACTGCTGGTCTTTCTTATGACAAGTATGCAAACTACATCGGTGATGATGGGGTATTTTCCATGGTATTTGACTTTATCCCAGCAAACTTCGACGTGGTCGAAGAAACTTGGTACAAGAGACTTGACTGGAAGGTAAGTGACTTTAGAAAGTCAATTTTCGATAGTCAAGAGTCAATCCAAAAATACGGCTGGTCAGCAAATTTCATAGAAAACCACGACCAACCAAGGGCTACTACCAAGATTTTAAGGGAAAAGGACGAGGATATTGATGCTATAAAGATGCTTGGAGGAATTTATTTCTTCTTTAGGGGAACTCCTTATATCTACCAAGGCCAAGAGCTCGGTATGAAAAACTTCGTAAGAGAATCACCAGACGACTTCCAAGACATCCAATCCATAGACTCTTATAAGAGATCGCTTGAAGAAGGATTTAGCGAGAAGGAAGCCCTCTACTTCACCAACCTCAGAAGCAGGGACAACCCAAGAGTTCCTTTCGCCTGGACTAATGAAAAGTACGGAGGCTTCTCAGAAACTAAACCTTGGCTTGCCATGGCCTACGATAATCCTAAAGTAAATGCTGAGGATGAAGAAAAGGATAAGGATTCTGTCCTAAACTTCTACAAAAAAATGATAGACTTTAGGCAAAATAGCCAGTATTCTGATATCCTAATCTATGGAGACTTCAAGCCTTTGGAAGGTTTTGATGATGAAATAATAGCCTACGAAAGAATCCTAGATGGTAAAAAACTAGAAATTATCGCCAACTTCTCAGATGAAGAAAAGAAAATAGAAGCAAGGGGTAAGGATATAATCTTTTCCAACTCAAAGGGAGAGATTGAAGGAGATATCTTAAGCTTAAATCCATATAGTTTTGTAATATTAAAGAATAAAAATAATAAATAA
- the larA gene encoding nickel-dependent lactate racemase encodes MKIKLPYGKTFQEIEVDDSRIQGILTSHLEEYHPEDDQLTIVKKAMASPIESKKLKELAVGKDKVVILISDHTRPVPSKYILPLMLAEIREGNPDADITLLVATGCHRNSKKEELIFKLGEEIYNNEKIYIHDCDDEDMLVTLDEKLPSGGDIVVNKLAAEADLLVAEGFIEPHFFAGFSGGRKSVFPGCCSRKAVMYNHNSEFIDSQYSRTGNLENNPIHKDMVAAARALGLCYVVNVVINSEKKVIHAVAGDLEKAHEAGTDWLKDKAGVERKEADIAITSNGGYPLDQNIYQTVKSMTAAEATLKDDGVIIVCSESGDGTGGDAFHNAFLEERDVEKLYKKFLDTPKIETIPDQWESQILCRILLKAKAVIYVSDYDPKTLEDFHFIPVKTLDEAMEKADELMGKDSTVTVIPDGIAVIVK; translated from the coding sequence ATGAAAATCAAATTACCTTATGGCAAAACATTCCAAGAAATAGAAGTTGACGATTCAAGAATTCAAGGGATATTAACATCCCACCTAGAAGAATACCATCCAGAAGATGACCAACTTACAATCGTAAAAAAAGCTATGGCAAGCCCCATCGAATCTAAAAAATTAAAAGAGCTTGCTGTCGGCAAGGATAAGGTTGTCATCCTCATAAGCGATCATACAAGACCAGTTCCAAGTAAATACATACTCCCCCTAATGCTTGCTGAAATTAGAGAGGGAAATCCAGATGCAGACATAACCCTACTAGTAGCAACAGGTTGCCACAGAAATTCTAAGAAGGAAGAATTGATATTTAAATTAGGCGAAGAGATTTATAATAATGAAAAAATCTACATCCACGACTGTGATGATGAAGACATGCTCGTAACCCTAGACGAAAAGCTTCCTTCAGGTGGAGATATCGTAGTAAATAAACTAGCTGCTGAGGCAGACCTTCTAGTAGCAGAAGGTTTTATCGAACCACATTTCTTCGCAGGATTTTCTGGAGGAAGAAAGTCAGTTTTCCCTGGTTGCTGTTCTAGAAAGGCTGTAATGTACAATCACAACTCAGAATTTATCGACAGCCAATACTCAAGAACAGGAAATCTCGAAAACAATCCAATCCATAAGGACATGGTTGCAGCAGCCAGAGCCTTAGGACTTTGCTATGTAGTTAATGTTGTAATCAATTCAGAAAAGAAAGTAATCCATGCAGTAGCAGGTGATCTCGAGAAGGCTCACGAGGCTGGAACAGATTGGCTAAAGGATAAGGCTGGAGTTGAAAGAAAAGAAGCAGACATTGCCATTACATCAAACGGTGGCTACCCACTTGACCAAAATATCTACCAAACAGTTAAGTCAATGACAGCAGCAGAAGCGACCCTTAAAGATGATGGAGTAATCATAGTTTGTTCAGAATCAGGAGATGGTACTGGAGGAGATGCCTTCCACAATGCCTTCCTTGAAGAAAGAGATGTAGAAAAACTCTACAAGAAATTCCTCGATACTCCAAAAATCGAAACTATACCAGACCAATGGGAATCACAAATCCTATGTAGGATTCTCCTAAAGGCAAAAGCAGTAATCTACGTATCAGATTATGATCCAAAGACCCTAGAAGACTTCCACTTTATCCCAGTCAAAACTCTAGACGAAGCAATGGAAAAAGCAGATGAATTAATGGGCAAAGACAGCACAGTTACAGTTATACCAGACGGTATTGCAGTTATAGTAAAATAA
- a CDS encoding chromate transporter, whose protein sequence is MLLDLYLTFFKVGLFSFGGGYAALPIIQQEVVGANSWLSLSEFNDLITISQMTPGPIAVNSATFVGVRVGGLLGGLVATLGCVTPSAIIVGILAYFYKKYKDLDSISNVLYFLRPAIISMILIAGVDILMTALFDTRAIALMNLDYKMLGLFVFTLILMVKKDIDPIKLMLASGAIYLLISLI, encoded by the coding sequence GTGCTTCTTGACTTATATTTGACCTTCTTTAAGGTGGGACTTTTCTCCTTCGGTGGAGGTTACGCTGCCCTTCCTATAATCCAGCAGGAAGTAGTCGGGGCAAATTCCTGGCTAAGTTTGTCTGAGTTTAACGATCTTATTACCATAAGTCAGATGACTCCAGGACCTATTGCCGTAAATTCTGCGACCTTCGTGGGAGTGAGGGTAGGAGGCCTTCTTGGAGGGCTTGTCGCAACCCTAGGTTGTGTGACGCCTTCAGCGATAATTGTTGGAATTTTGGCCTATTTTTACAAAAAATACAAGGACCTAGATTCGATTTCCAATGTCTTATACTTCCTTAGACCTGCTATAATTTCTATGATTTTAATAGCTGGCGTAGATATACTTATGACTGCCTTATTTGATACAAGAGCAATTGCTTTAATGAATCTAGACTATAAGATGCTAGGGCTTTTCGTATTTACCTTAATATTAATGGTCAAAAAGGATATAGATCCTATTAAGTTAATGCTTGCATCTGGAGCTATCTATCTTCTGATAAGTTTGATATAA
- a CDS encoding chromate transporter, protein MEEKKSLWQLFKSTLYLSAFTFGGGYVIISLMKDTFVDKLGWLKKDDMLDMTAIAQSAPGAVAVNAAVVVGYETFGISGMLVAILATIIPPLVIISTISVFYKAFIANKFIATFLKGMQAGVAALIFKVVIDMTKDLLKIKSKTLLLVMALSFVAGSFFKINIVYIILTLIFVGLIYSWKKKGESRAS, encoded by the coding sequence ATGGAAGAAAAGAAAAGTTTGTGGCAACTATTTAAGTCCACCCTGTATCTGTCCGCCTTTACCTTTGGCGGAGGTTATGTAATAATTTCACTGATGAAGGATACCTTTGTAGATAAGCTAGGTTGGCTAAAAAAGGACGATATGTTGGATATGACTGCTATTGCCCAGTCGGCTCCTGGAGCTGTCGCTGTAAATGCAGCTGTCGTAGTAGGCTATGAGACTTTTGGCATCTCCGGTATGCTTGTAGCAATCCTTGCGACTATTATTCCGCCCCTAGTGATTATCTCTACGATTTCTGTTTTTTACAAGGCCTTTATAGCCAATAAATTTATAGCGACCTTCCTTAAGGGAATGCAGGCAGGAGTCGCAGCCCTTATCTTTAAGGTAGTCATAGATATGACAAAAGATCTCTTGAAGATAAAGTCCAAAACCCTCCTTCTAGTAATGGCCTTAAGCTTTGTGGCAGGATCTTTCTTTAAGATTAATATTGTCTACATCATCCTAACTTTGATTTTTGTAGGCCTTATTTATTCGTGGAAGAAGAAAGGAGAAAGCCGTGCTTCTTGA